ATTACTCCCTTTGTCTTGCAAGAGATGAAAccccggcctcccgggtggcgcagtggtctagggcactgcatcgcagtgctaactgcgccaccagagtctctgggttcgcgcccaggctctgtcgcagcctgccgcgaccgggaggtccgtggggcgacgcacaattggcatagcgtcgtccggggtagggagggtttggccggtagggatatccttgtctcatcgcgctccagcgactcctgtggcggccgGGCAAGTCTGTATGTAAAACATCATTCTCTTTGATGATCCATAAGTCCAGGTAGTTTATTTTTCTCTCATCAGTCTGCATGGTGAATTTGAGATATTCAGAGCTCTCGTTTAGCAGAGTTTGGAATTCATTTAGTTTCTGCTGACTTCCTTCCCAGAGCACAAAGACATCATCTATGTATCTCTTCCATGAGAGGATTTTAGGTAGTAGGGGGTGTGTCTCTGTTTTGTAGACGAGTGCATCCTCAAATTGTTCCACATACAGGTTCACATAGTTGGGGTCAAAGGGGGAGCCCATGGCTACACACCGAATTTGAAGGAAAAAAGACTCAAAGATGAAGGAGTTATTGGATAATACCAGTTCAGTGAGTTACAAGATGCAATCATTGTCTGGAGCAAGGGTAGTGTCTCTCTGTTGAAGGAAGTGTTGCAGGtcacaaaatgtaatttaaaagtTTGCAATAAGGTATCTCTAATAGAATATACTTGtctaaaacaaatgtagacattaataaatgtgtTTCTATATCTTCCAAAACCTGTTTTACACTGAAAGAGGAGTTACAAGATGGCTGTGCGGTGGCTTCCATATCCATACATATCATTGGACTGTACCGAAAATATATCAGAACCTCCCTGATGTTGTTCTTTATGTTGCAGGTGTTTTGGCCTGTTTTGGCCGACGAGATTTGATCACCACAATGCCAGATAGACTGGATGGACTGACTGGCTCCTGTGTGCAAATCCCATGTTCATTTTATATTCCTGACCAAAATAAGTATACATTTAACAGCACAATACATACCTCTGGAGTGTGGATTAAAGAAAATCCATACTTTGGTGGGCGCCCGGACAGTGTGATATTTAACAGTAGTAAGACGGTCAACATATATCAAGGGAAGATAACTGGAAACATGTCCCAGAAGAACTGCACCACAGtcttcttcaatgtagccaccagTTACACTAATAGATACTTCTTCAGGATTGAGAGTCAACCATTCCGTGCAACAGACAATGAAAAGTCTGTTGATATAAATGTCAGACGTAAGACACAATTTAACTGTTCACCAACTATTTTTCCCAGTTCATATTCCTTTCATCAAAGATAAGAGAAGAACAAGTGTGCAGTTGAACTTTTAGTGTAAAATATCTTCATCTACAATATATTACAGATTTGCCTTCCAGTCCCATCCTTACTGTCTCAGGTGAGATGAAGGAAGGGACCCCTGTCAGTTTTAACTGCTCTGCTGTCGCTCCCTGTCCTGAACACCCCCCTGAGCTGACATGGACTCTCCCAACACAGTTCACAACTGAGAACCAACTGCAGGAGAATCCAGACCAAACCAAATCAGTTCTCTCCACGGTGACCTTCACTCCGTCATACCTTCATCATGAGAAGAACATCACTTGTACTGCAGTCTACCCAGTAGGGACAAGCAA
Above is a genomic segment from Salvelinus fontinalis isolate EN_2023a chromosome 25, ASM2944872v1, whole genome shotgun sequence containing:
- the LOC129823326 gene encoding vascular cell adhesion protein 1-like, with product MPDRLDGLTGSCVQIPCSFYIPDQNKYTFNSTIHTSGVWIKENPYFGGRPDSVIFNSSKTVNIYQGKITGNMSQKNCTTVFFNVATSYTNRYFFRIESQPFRATDNEKSVDINVRRKTQFNCSPTIFPSSYSFHQNLPSSPILTVSGEMKEGTPVSFNCSAVAPCPEHPPELTWTLPTQFTTENQLQENPDQTKSVLSTVTFTPSYLHHEKNITCTAVYPVGTSNKTAEHNMMLNVSFSPKDTSASISPADPVLVGSCVNLTCSSTANPPVTNFTWFQISGDKPIQVASGLSYSLNVTVGDGGLYYCEARNSHGCGKSNDVQLAIKGKTGT